The following coding sequences lie in one Actinomycetota bacterium genomic window:
- a CDS encoding class II aldolase/adducin family protein, which translates to MQDRILEEFQQTGEDLFRQGLTTSHGGNISIRNQGKIIISTHFAMLGRLQPGDLIEIPLREEPDNIAMDASKDIVLHQLIYKFTPAVAVIHAHPAHAVALSLANDIIAPQDLEGSVFLREIPVVTSSEAHGRIPQLLQTHVAVMVRGHGCYVVGRTLNEALAYTSALGLSCEVTYLARLAGPPAAGDRAQAESTHHDGRKDGSQ; encoded by the coding sequence ATGCAGGACCGAATCCTGGAAGAATTCCAGCAGACCGGGGAAGACCTGTTCCGCCAGGGACTGACTACGTCACATGGCGGCAACATCAGCATCCGCAACCAGGGCAAGATCATCATATCCACGCATTTCGCCATGCTCGGCCGGCTGCAACCCGGCGACCTCATCGAGATCCCCCTGCGGGAAGAGCCCGACAACATCGCCATGGACGCATCCAAGGATATCGTGCTCCATCAGCTCATCTACAAATTTACCCCGGCCGTGGCCGTGATCCACGCCCACCCGGCCCATGCAGTTGCTTTGTCCCTCGCAAACGATATTATTGCACCACAGGATCTGGAGGGTTCGGTCTTCCTGCGGGAAATCCCCGTCGTGACTTCTTCAGAGGCGCACGGGCGCATACCCCAACTGCTGCAGACACATGTGGCTGTCATGGTCAGAGGGCATGGCTGCTATGTGGTTGGACGCACCCTCAACGAGGCCCTGGCTTACACATCAGCCCTGGGATTATCATGCGAAGTCACGTACCTTGCCCGGCTGGCCGGGCCGCCCGCCGCAGGCGACCGAGCTCAAGCGGAATCGACACATCATGACGGGAGGAAAGATGGCAGCCAATGA